A single genomic interval of Odontesthes bonariensis isolate fOdoBon6 chromosome 3, fOdoBon6.hap1, whole genome shotgun sequence harbors:
- the LOC142376595 gene encoding sodium- and chloride-dependent GABA transporter 2-like, with protein MAIVWMDAGSQILYSYGVCTGVLTSLGSYNKYSNNCYRDCISLCLLNSLTSFVAGFAIFSVLGFMAKEQGVDISMVAESGPGLAFIAYPRAVALMPLPQLWAIFFFVMIIFLGLNSEFVYQEALVTTISDMNPSFFQNTCRCKLLLLVICTGGFLVGLVMVTEGGLYVFQLFDYYACSGMTLLLFAVLQSVCIGWVYGADRHYDNVKDMIGYYPWPFMKYCWKYFTPAICICTFLFSLIKYTPLKFNNTYEYPWWGYAIGGFFTLSSTVMVPLWMLYAVSITPGTLPQRLKLQCTPAKDLPTATSRKVSNHEAFQTFTDLHSLRKTESRTQQEDLMKKEDGCTLKD; from the exons ATGGcgatt GTATGGATGGATGCTGGCAGTCAAATACTCTACTCATATGGAGTTTGCACAGGGGTTCTGACGTCATTAGGAAGTTACAACAAGTACAGCAACAACTGCTATAG GGACTGTATTTCCTTGTGCCTGTTGAACAGTTTAACCAGCTTCGTAGCTGGCTTTGCCATCTTCTCAGTGCTCGGTTTCATGGCAAAGGAGCAAGGTGTGGATATATCGATGGTGGCTGAGTCAG GTCCAGGCTTAGCATTTATTGCTTATCCTCGAGCGGTGGCTTTAATGCCACTCCCCCAGCTGTGGGCAATTTTCTTCTTTGTCATGATCATCTTCTTAGGATTAAACAGTGAG TTTGTGTACCAGGAGGCTCTGGTCACAACCATCTCTGACATGAATCCTTCGTTCTTTCAAAACACCTGTCGCTGTAaactccttctccttgtcattTGTACTGGAGGTTTCCTAGTTGGACTTGTGATGGTAACTGAG GGAGGTCTTTATGTTTTTCAGTTGTTTGACTACTATGCCTGCAGCGGGATGACACTTCTGCTTTTTGCGGTTCTTCAGTCCGTTTGTATTGGATGGGTCTATG GTGCAGATCGCCACTATGATAATGTAAAGGACATGATTGGATACTATCCCTGGCCTTTTATGAAATACTGTTGGAAGTACTTTACGCCAGCTATCTGTATA tgcaCTTTTCTGTTCTCCCTGATCAAATATACGCCTCTTAAATTCAACAATACCTATGAATACCCATGGTGGGGATATGCCATTGGAGGATTCTTTACTCTCTCTTCAACAGTGATGGTTCCACTTTGGATGTTATACGCTGTAAGCATCACTCCAGGAACACTACCTCAG AGACTGAAACTTCAATGCACTCCAGCAAAGGACTTACCCACAGCAACATCAAGGAAAGTGTCAAACCATGAAGCATTTCAGACTTTCACAGACTTGCACTCACTGCGCAAGACAGAGTCCAG GACCCAACAAGAAGATTTGATGAAGAAGGAGGACGGTTGTACTCTGAAAGACTAG